AATGTGTTTAAAAgcataaaaaaattaatgtGGCATATCTACTTACAGtttcaatttgaaataGTACCAATCTGGTGAAACTTTTTTTATACTCATACTATCTCAATATTCAATGTGATCTGTTGCATGTATTCTCTTCTACATACAAGTAATAACTAACTTATATTAACAATTTACGTtagtttattttataagGTTAAGTTCGTcgaattttaaatatgcAGAAGCTCATCGCGGTATCGTTAGATCAGAAGTtaatatgataataaatgaagataataatgattaaGTGATctaattgattattattaagtGTTTtagattattattttattaatacattatagttaattaataaaacatatatacatgtaAATGAGGTAAATATAGAATTGGATTATATGAATTGGTTGAAAAATGGCAAATTAATTCCAAAAAAGtgaaattaatcaattattattatctgaaTCAACTGGACTATGGTTATTATCATCGTTTTGTTGATTATTGTCATCAGAAGTCAATTCAGTACTTTTTTGGTTCTCGTCATCAACGTTTTCGACTGGTGCCTCTTCTTCGTCTCTGAATGGCGTGCTAAACTCTGGAGGGTCATGCGgatcttcatcaatatcaaaatcattatcTTGGTTCAATAAACTATTCAAATCATTTGCATCTTCGTCATGACCTTCTAATAAGTCATCAGCATCGTCTAGAAATTGATCATTAAAAAGAGTTGTGTAGCTTGGTCCTCTTCTATCTGATGATCTACTGCGTAACCTATCTATatgatttttaataaaatattttacctTTTCGAATCCAGAATATAAAGATGTTGATGCAATAAATCCGGATCTTACAACCGAATTTACAACTCTGTCAAATTCGTTATCTTCAATTAAAGTATCGCCAAGTCTGATTTCACCAAATCTAGAAAATCCCCCATTTCTACGAATACCACGGTCATAAATCACCCATGTTAAAAAGGctataataataaacgGAATGATAAATAAAGCAGAAAAAGAGTACCCATTTAAATTATGATGCTTGTTAAATTCATTCTTTTTACCGGGACATGGACGAGGTGTTGATTTGCCTTCTAGATTCAACCCACCATTACAAGTAGACAATGGAATTTTTCTATACCCAGTTGAagcaaaatattcaaagaCATTATCTGTTTTACACACACCGCTTGGATCAATTGGAGATAAACCTTCAACCAATTTACAAGTTCCGTCATTTGctttataataattgtaGTCACACTCGAAATCATTTCTAGTACAAGAACAATTCTTTACTATTCTAAAGGAGTCACTTAATGGCGCACTTCCaacaaaacaattattcttatttttcttcaaatactCTAATTGATGACCAAATAAGCAATTATCCTTCAAGGGGTTGAAAGatatataatcaaaatcatcattattttcattttcaatatcgtAAACACACTGTCTATCAAAGCTACCTGCAAAGTCTATGGTGTAAATTTTTGAGGTTCCACCTTTAAATGAGCTTGATTTACCCAACAGTAAGAATCTCATTGATGAGTCTCGTGGTACTGTTATGATATCTTCAATTATGACCTTTTCACCAGTAAATTTGTAATCTAACCATGTTTTGCCTGAATCAATAGAATATGATATGGTGTCTGTTGCTACATTACTGGCGACTAGTACTAAAATCCCACCGTGATCACCATATTCCCATTGATAATTTCCTTTCTTAACTTCAGACCATGTAACACCGCCATCAGTCGTAAGATATGTGGATGATTCATTTTCTGGTAATAAATAAGGACCAACATTACCAACACCAAACATGACACCAAATGCAGAGCCTGATGCAAAAGTATCCCTTACATCTTTTCTTTCAGTGTAGCCATGTAAATGCAATGAACATTTGTCAAGGCTTTTACCGCTGCAGGTGTATTTTTTGCCTTCAGAATCTTTAGCCGGAGGTTTAATATAAACCCAATCAGATCCATCATTAAAAGTAATCTTTGATTTCAATTGTTTGTTTTCCAAATGATCTTCCATTTTTTTGACATTTCCAATAGtgtttataataattatacCTTCAAGGCCttgaattttttcaaagtcTACGAACCCTTGACTGTTCCTATTAACAGCTCGTTCTAGAGAAACAAAGGAGGTACCGTTATAGTTGGACTTCAATAAAGGGCCATAATCTTCTCCTGCCCCAATATTAACAGCCAAGTGCATAAATATTGATCCAAATTCCGAGCCAAGAACAGTGAAGGATTCTTGTCTAATATCATTCAAGTCAGCAGGAAATTGTGCCTCTGCATAGGTAATACCATCAGCAGTGACATAAGCTCTCAATTCATTCTCGCCATGTGGAACAGCTACAACGTAAAATTCACCAGTACCCATAGTACCaataattgaatcaaaaaCAACAGATTGTGTCTTAAAATAGTCATTAGAGCGCACTAAGCTCCTTCCGGTACGATTTTCAGTTAATGTCATACAGGTGATCATGTTTTTAACGGATGGATCAGTAAATATTGTATTTGCGAAATCACAGTGAATACCATCACGAAGCATCTCTTCAAAAGTTTCACCCCCATCCTTAGTTAGATAAGCTACAGAGTGGCACTTTGTATCAAATATCGATTTACAATCCTTACCTCCATAGTATATGAATTGATTGACATCAAGAGCATTGAAATTCAAACCTAATCCCAATTGTCTAGATTTTGGAAGCtttgttgaagaaaatgttTGACCTCTATCATGAGTGGTATAAAGGGTTCCATCATCACCAAATAAGTAAGCTGTGGAATCAAAGTATGGATTAAAagtaatttcaataatttcacTGTCTATCTCAACTTTTTTGATTGTCTCACCACCATCATTTGAAACGTAAACTTGTCTATCAGATGTAGCTATCAGTAATGCTTCATCTGAAACtgtatcaaaatatttataatattcaatttttgaattgattGAATTTTCAGTCACCTTGATTTTGTCTCCAGATTTGACAGGGGAGCCTATTTCTTCACAAGAAAGTTCAACATTATCGAATGTTAATTCTTTTTGacatttattattgttgaGCTTTTGAACAGGTGATAGAGtgattttattgtttttagcACCATTACATTGTCCAgataattgtaataatttataatctGGAACACATTTTCCATTTTCACCTTTTTTAAAGGAAAATGAACATTCGTAATCTTTTTCAGTACATTGAGAGCAATCTTCCTGAATCCATTCTAGATCCTTATAAGTTGTACCAACCAGGCATTTTGATTCAgcttttcttctttgtaCTGAATATTTTGCGCCGTTAATGCATTCACCACTTGCTAAAGAATATGTTTCAAAGTCAGAAGGTTTACATTTTTCTCCGTTAAACGcctttgaaaaatcaattgcGTATACAAATGTGTATGCCGTATCGTTATCGCCATCCtcgtcatcatcatcatcaggATTACTTATTATGACATTTACTGCTTGATCAGCTACCATACCCAAAAGCATAAACTTCGATCCTGAACCATCTAAGGTGGTACTTATAAGTTCAATAGGAATTATCTGCTCTTCTAATTGGTATTCTGTCCAGCTGCGACCCTGATCAAGAGAATAGTATAACTCAGACTCAGGATCACCATCAGATTCAGGATTAAAAGGAACAGCGACAATAATATTACCGTAGTCACCAGACGTTGTGATACTAGGAAAATCAAGAGCTACCTGCCAAGATTCACCGCCATCTCTGGAAATAAATGTTTTAGCATCATCCCAATTAAAGGACACACCATCAGATACGACACCGATTACGGTTATAATCCCTGCACTTGGTTCTGAGCTCACAAAACCGCCCATTAAAAGTTGAATGGAACAGTTTTCATAATCATCAATGTCACACTTAAAGTTTTTCTTATTGTCAGGATCGAcaacttttaaatttgacCAGAAATTTCCATTATCAATGCtgatttttgtaatttttgaaGGAGAGCTCTTTTTCCTTTCATTAGAGTCATCCTTTCTATTCCCTCCATGAAAACTATTCATGGAGGTAAATGTACCAATTATCGTGCCTGGAAGGTGCGCAAAAGTTTGGAAAAATGAATTACCTAAAGTTGTCGTATCCATAAAGGATAGAtctgaaaatttctcaccCTTAGAATCAGATATGAGAATTTCTGTGACATAATCATTTCTTTTCGATTTTTGCCCTTTCTTCCTATTGATTGTTAATAAAAGTCTACCTGCAGCATCCTCACGTAAACCACCAGCAACATAAAACCTTAGTTGGGTTGGTAAGTGGGCCTCTTTATATTCTTTACCATCTTTTGAAATCCAAACCTTCTTAGATGAATTTTTGTTATATCTGTCATCAATTGTTATGGCAACCAATTGTTGATCAAAAACGAAAAAAGATTCTATGGTTTTCTCCTTTAAtgattctattattttggTATTAGATGGATTTTTGATTGAGAtctcaaaatattttgactCGGTCATGACCGATGTCATCGGAGGATCATTTGACTTACCATTGTTAAAAAGAATAGTACCAGCAGCACGCTTtacattatataaatagtcATCCCTTTTATCTTTAGCTCCAGTATCGGATTTATTTTGAGTTTCTTTTGGCTTCTGTTCTATTCCTTGAACCAAATTGGACTTACACACGATTGTATCCGACAAACTTGTTAGCATAGATTTAGAGGAACTTATTCCAAACTTACAATCCGTTATTAAACTTctgatatttttctttccaCTCAAATCTATTTTACTGTCAATTTGCTTAAAAGTTTTACCAGTATCGGTAGAAATGAAGTAAAGCTGAGccatatacatattttgGAAACTAGTATTCTTACTGGAATCGCCTTTGATCAAACTTCTACAAGAAGCTAGAAGAATTTTGTTATCTAAAGGATGCGATTTAATCCAGCATGTATCAGATGGTCCCTTCATGTTTTTTGGCACATTAATATTCAGTTTAGTCCATGTTTTACCCTTATCATTTGTTATGTAGGTCTCGTTGTATTCAGTACGTAGACTTGCTCTTGAACCTGGGTATAATTCATCCACATGTACATAAACAACTTTGCTGTCTTTGGAATCAATTTTTACTTTCTCCCAACTCTTACCATTATCTTCTGTTCTCAATAATGAATTCTTTTCAACTCTTAGTAGCACAGAGGAATCGTCGAATGAAGTCAATAAATAACTGAATCCACTCTTAACTTTATTAACTACAGGTGCATTATCAACACTAGCTGCAATAGTAAGTTGagaaaacaacaacaatagaggaataatcaaattacTCAATAGCATTTTCTAATTGAAGTGTTAGTGGTAACTTGTTAGCTTTCTTTTGTACGTATTgtgttttcttttgttttgatAGTATCTATGTAACCactaataattcaaatgtaAAGTATATAGATGTGCTATATGTTTAAAGTATCAGCTAATTGATTTCTTATCAGCTTATGAATTTTAACTCCTTTGCAATTATTTAATCCTTAATTTCacattttttcattatttgtgCCCATAGCAAGAAAAATTTCGAAAAGTAGGCTAAGTGTAATAGGTTAAATGGTATATGATGTTATGATGTGATGGTGTTATTTATGGTACTTAAGAGCAAGGTCTTGAGATGGCAAGTGATCTTATTGAAAGTTCACTGTAGTTGTGAGAGtaatcaattgaagatCTTGGCGCAAGGGAAGGTGTCCGTATTTGACGGTTTCCGAGGTGGTATTATGTGACTCTTGGTTCCTTTACATGGTCGGAAAATATGTAAATTGCTTGCAATTTTGAGTATGTAATTGGCTGGTTGTGGGGTATTTAAGGTGAAGGATGTTAATAATGTAGAGGTGGGCAATAGTTAGATCTAACTACATCAGACAGTATAATATATAcagattttaaatttaaaaaaatggtCCCTAGCGGGATCGAACCGCTGATCCCCGCGTTATTAGCACGATGCCTTAACCAACTGGGCCAAGGGAcctgaaatattatgtcTTTGTATTGATATATTCCTAATCTTATGCTACTAAATGAATAACTGTGGAGAAACAGCTTATGTTGGCCAGtaccaacatctaagtttGTGGAGtaacaagcttatgttgggtagttccaacatctaagttagtgtcattagccacttcagttgctctagtatagtccatcttctttatagttaaataatcgattgatcttttattagtgtaattaaactattctatatagagttagatgccctccttatatatgagttaatctgacagttgaatgaacatgtgtacgtgttcattcatcctcctaggctctttagtgctgtattgtacatctgtgtttatcacgtagccatttacattgtagtgagaaattttcacctaccacttgaaagattgttctagaccttctttccattagtaagtgatctattagttctggactcaaagtgtcataaactcttagttctgtcacatacactacaataattctgacaaaGTTAGTGTCGTTAGGCATGTTAGTTGCTCTAGcatagtccatcttcttaatagttaaataatcgattggtccttttattaatatatttaatacaaaTCCATGTAGAATTTAGATGtcctccttatatatgagtttaTCTTAtagttgaatgaacactTGTACGTATTCATTTATTtcctaagatctttagtACTGTATTGCACATCTGTATTTATCACGCAGCCGTGTATATTGTAGTGAAAAGATTTCATCTGTCCTTTGGAAGATTGTTTTAGAACTTTCTATCCAATTAGTACGTGACAAGTTGTTTCCGAACTTcaagtgtcataaacacttatTTCAGTCACATACACTAGAATAATTCTGGCAATAACTTTGTCATGTTTCAGATTTTATAACTTTTTCCGAAGTCAGGATCTCCTTACCTGCAAAAGTTATTTACTTGTTGTTAAGGTTTCTTCATAGGATTATGTCCTTGTTTCAATTAGTGGCATGACTCGACTTGTTATTTTTACACAATATTGTAATATGGGTACTACAATAAACAACATTATGACGGCAATGCAATATAATAGATAGACAGAGATAATACggattattatattatggCAGATGGGAAGCGCAGGATCGGATCTttgattattcattttatattcaacaAAGCTTGATTCTCTTTGTctgtatattatatataatagataCTTGCATGATTATTTCAAATCCTAGATGTATAAATAGGTCGTCTATTTATACGTTTACTTGTTTTATTGGTTATGTGAAGTATTCGTGATAACAATTACTAATCATAATTAGCCATTCAACTTCCTGGAACTTTATATTACCACATTTTTGGTAATAGTTGTTGAGTATATTAGTCTTAGAATTATAGAATCCAGTCTCTAGGCAATCGGGGACCTAACAGGTTGGAGACCCAGTGGCAGGTTACGCAATATGCCCTAACTAACAACTATTGGTATAAGATGTCGATTCTATAGTCAGGAAATCTACCTCAACCTAAACCGTAGTTGTTGGCATGTCATTATAGTAATTTAACGATAACGAGCCCACAGAAAAAACCTCATCGAAAGCATGTCGAACACCAAAAGCATAAATAGTCGCCTAATTCATACTACAAAATCATGTCAATTTCTACAAGTTAgatattcatattattatataaacaaaaagagGGAGCAAAGATCCAAAAGCTTAATTGATTCTATAATATcaagataataaaacataGATTAAAATAAGACATCCCAAGTACTTATACctaatattgataaattatccAAGCACTCGTCAACAAGCCTTAGTTTATATCCTGGCATAGGAACCCCGTATTGCAACGTAACATTAAAACAATGCACGCTTGTTTTTATTCCAAAACAGTCttcatataaataattcaaatactAAAAAGGAAACCCAGCGATAAACCTAGGCTAACACATAGACAACAGCTAGATATATCCTTCGTACCATCTATCTATAAATAGTAGGAACAATATACATGTAACCTGTTGAACCGTGGTAGGACCTGAAGGTTTTATCAGAATGCTAGAATTACTTATGAGCTTACAAGGTTATCAACAGAAGAGGACAACAGGTACTGAACACAACCATCCAGCAACTAGAGGGTTTAGGTTGATTCTTTGAAGCTTTCAACGTTAGTTACCACCGCCTACATCAACTGTTGAACGGACTCCGTGTTCTGTTTTTCCTTCAGGCAGAGGGGCTAGGAAGGAGTTAAAGGAGGGAACCGCCCTCGCACCGCGAAGAACCGTGTCGCGAGCCTAGAGGTTAGGCAGAATAATGGAACTGGACAGTTTATCTCTCTCGCAGGTTTTATGGGGAAGTTCCATTTGGTTTAACTGCTGGAAATATGCAGGTATTGTTGGtgtttcattaaaattcCCAACGTCTAAATGAatgatttttaaattacAACAAAGGAATGAAAAACCTATCAAATGCATTTCAGATCTGTGGTTTTCATTTAAGAACAGTGTATATTAGGACCTCagttatttttgttatgAGGTCTCTTGTATCTTTCCTCTCACTTCTCTGCGCCTCGAACAGAACtttatatctttattgTCCCTTTGATATATGCGAGTGTCTATTATTAGGATCTTGAAGAGCAGGAAAGGTATCAGGACTAGTTTTAAGCTGCTGGGTCTGCTTGTCGTGCTTCTAATCATCGTCGGTATTAGCCACCATGATAAGTCATCGGCTgaacttttaaaaaatatagacTTTTTCACCTTCACAATTGGTAATAACTTGTTTGAGGCTGGTCATTTTAAGTATTTTGCAAACAATAAAGATTGGAATCCACATTATGAAGATTATTTCCCGGAGTTAAGGCAATCTATTGCTGAAAAGCAATTCCTATCTAGTtctgaaaatattaatgaattcaatgAAGATCCAATTTCTCCGTTTGATAGCATTCCTGATTATGATAATTATATCCATGATCAAGCAGAAAAATCGTCGTCATTTAGATCTCTGTTCTCAGGTAGTTATTTCAGAGATTTAGATGCATTCACAAAGTgtcaattttatttcaataatctATACCAGACAAAACCAGATTGGAATAATGATGTTCACGAACATGGGTTGGTTTTAAATACTATTCGTGTAGATAAGCAAGGACAGAAGAAAGAAGTGAAAGTTGATGAAAAGACAAAAATGACAATGAGGAAGAAAGATCTAAATTTAGTCAATGAAAGATTGAGAATATATGATTTCTGTTTCATTAAGAACAAATTTGATATCACTAAGATGTTCGGATCTATAGAACATAATCCTGTTGTTTCCATACTTGAGTCGCAGTTAGGAAGGAAGAGCGATAGAAACAAGATTAATCCCCTCGAATTCCAACAAAGGATGTTTCcttatttacaaaaattcGAATCTGCAAAgg
The Tetrapisispora phaffii CBS 4417 chromosome 8, complete genome DNA segment above includes these coding regions:
- the PEP1 gene encoding type I sorting receptor (similar to Saccharomyces cerevisiae PEP1 (YBL017C); ancestral locus Anc_8.163): MLLSNLIIPLLLLFSQLTIAASVDNAPVVNKVKSGFSYLLTSFDDSSVLLRVEKNSLLRTEDNGKSWEKVKIDSKDSKVVYVHVDELYPGSRASLRTEYNETYITNDKGKTWTKLNINVPKNMKGPSDTCWIKSHPLDNKILLASCRSLIKGDSSKNTSFQNMYMAQLYFISTDTGKTFKQIDSKIDLSGKKNIRSLITDCKFGISSSKSMLTSLSDTIVCKSNLVQGIEQKPKETQNKSDTGAKDKRDDYLYNVKRAAGTILFNNGKSNDPPMTSVMTESKYFEISIKNPSNTKIIESLKEKTIESFFVFDQQLVAITIDDRYNKNSSKKVWISKDGKEYKEAHLPTQLRFYVAGGLREDAAGRLLLTINRKKGQKSKRNDYVTEILISDSKGEKFSDLSFMDTTTLGNSFFQTFAHLPGTIIGTFTSMNSFHGGNRKDDSNERKKSSPSKITKISIDNGNFWSNLKVVDPDNKKNFKCDIDDYENCSIQLLMGGFVSSEPSAGIITVIGVVSDGVSFNWDDAKTFISRDGGESWQVALDFPSITTSGDYGNIIVAVPFNPESDGDPESELYYSLDQGRSWTEYQLEEQIIPIELISTTLDGSGSKFMLLGMVADQAVNVIISNPDDDDDEDGDNDTAYTFVYAIDFSKAFNGEKCKPSDFETYSLASGECINGAKYSVQRRKAESKCLVGTTYKDLEWIQEDCSQCTEKDYECSFSFKKGENGKCVPDYKLLQLSGQCNGAKNNKITLSPVQKLNNNKCQKELTFDNVELSCEEIGSPVKSGDKIKVTENSINSKIEYYKYFDTVSDEALLIATSDRQVYVSNDGGETIKKVEIDSEIIEITFNPYFDSTAYLFGDDGTLYTTHDRGQTFSSTKLPKSRQLGLGLNFNALDVNQFIYYGGKDCKSIFDTKCHSVAYLTKDGGETFEEMLRDGIHCDFANTIFTDPSVKNMITCMTLTENRTGRSLVRSNDYFKTQSVVFDSIIGTMGTGEFYVVAVPHGENELRAYVTADGITYAEAQFPADLNDIRQESFTVLGSEFGSIFMHLAVNIGAGEDYGPLLKSNYNGTSFVSLERAVNRNSQGFVDFEKIQGLEGIIIINTIGNVKKMEDHLENKQLKSKITFNDGSDWVYIKPPAKDSEGKKYTCSGKSLDKCSLHLHGYTERKDVRDTFASGSAFGVMFGVGNVGPYLLPENESSTYLTTDGGVTWSEVKKGNYQWEYGDHGGILVLVASNVATDTISYSIDSGKTWLDYKFTGEKVIIEDIITVPRDSSMRFLLLGKSSSFKGGTSKIYTIDFAGSFDRQCVYDIENENNDDFDYISFNPLKDNCLFGHQLEYLKKNKNNCFVGSAPLSDSFRIVKNCSCTRNDFECDYNYYKANDGTCKLVEGLSPIDPSGVCKTDNVFEYFASTGYRKIPLSTCNGGLNLEGKSTPRPCPGKKNEFNKHHNLNGYSFSALFIIPFIIIAFLTWVIYDRGIRRNGGFSRFGEIRLGDTLIEDNEFDRVVNSVVRSGFIASTSLYSGFEKVKYFIKNHIDRLRSRSSDRRGPSYTTLFNDQFLDDADDLLEGHDEDANDLNSLLNQDNDFDIDEDPHDPPEFSTPFRDEEEAPVENVDDENQKSTELTSDDNNQQNDDNNHSPVDSDNNN